In the Mya arenaria isolate MELC-2E11 chromosome 11, ASM2691426v1 genome, one interval contains:
- the LOC128207569 gene encoding neuropeptide F receptor-like has product MHLEERPGINTAMEKTTTEATTIGYGSTGIYLNFANMSFEEIQRRLDNFSQEQPEHLDILQDQRWRIATVVIYSIVILFGFLENMVIVFVLIKHQHLHVPTNIFILGLAASDILLCVFNLPFQLHYQLTNQWAFGKALCKVVMPTYGIPVFVSTMSILMIAIDRYILIVHPFRQRMTSQIAVGLVASIATLAVLLTIPLIVQMEYTVIDFPELKIYQTYCSEMWTSLKLRHAYTVSILVVQYFMPLIVTSFLYIRIGNVLTRRPIKKKEKRHKHKTNKILIAIVLFYAICWTPWTMLALMLEFYPNIIPGSHIKLFDLLLKIFAMGSACINPFMYGWLNDNFRKEFNILMRRQSRSRVRTNGNTYTLAEHSRIEPAFDTNKCPASMV; this is encoded by the coding sequence ATGCATCTTGAAGAAAGACCGGGCATCAACACAGCCATGGAGAAAACTACAACCGAGGCAACAACGATTGGCTATGGTTCTACAGGAATATACCTGAACTTTGCCAACATGTCGTTCGAAGAAATTCAAAGGCGACTAGACAATTTCAGTCAAGAACAACCAGAACATTTGGATATTTTGCAGGACCAAAGATGGAGAATTGCTACAGTAGTGATTTACAGTATTGTGATTCTGTTTGGATTCCTGGAAAATATGGTAATCGTCTTTGTTCTTATAAAACATCAGCACCTGCATGTGCCAACGAACATTTTCATCCTGGGACTGGCAGCCTCTGATATTCTGCTGTGTGTGTTCAATTTGCCGTTTCAGCTTCATTACCAACTTACCAACCAATGGGCATTTGGAAAAGCGCTGTGCAAAGTTGTCATGCCCACCTATGGTATACCGGTGTTCGTCTCGACCATGTCGATTCTAATGATTGCCATTGACAGATACATTCTCATAGTTCATCCATTTCGCCAACGTATGACATCCCAAATTGCTGTTGGACTTGTTGCCTCTATTGCTACACTTGCTGTATTGCTGACGATTCCACTTATCGTTCAAATGGAGTACACAGTAATTGACTTTCCTGAACTTAAGATTTATCAAACATACTGCTCTGAAATGTGGACAAGTTTAAAACTTCGCCATGCCTACACAGTTTCAATCCTAGTTGTTCAGTATTTTATGCCCCTAATTGTGacatcatttttatacataagAATTGGTAATGTTTTAACACGAAGGCCGATCAAAAAGAAGGAAAAACGGCATAAACACAAAACGAACAAAATACTAATTgccatagttttattttatgcgATATGCTGGACACCCTGGACAATGCTTGCACTTATGTTAGAGTTTTACCCAAACATCATTCCTGGAAGTcatataaaactatttgatcttcttttaaaaatattcgcAATGGGGTCGGCGTGTATTAATCCTTTTATGTACGGATGGCTCAATGACAATTTCCGAAAGGAGTTTAACATACTAATGCGAAGACAAAGCAGAAGTCGTGTAAGAACAAATGGAAATACATACACTTTGGCGGAACATTCCAGAATTGAACCTGCGTTTGACACGAATAAATGTCCAGCGTCCATGGTGTAA